In the genome of Sardina pilchardus chromosome 14, fSarPil1.1, whole genome shotgun sequence, one region contains:
- the LOC134100451 gene encoding myosin heavy chain, fast skeletal muscle-like gives MGDGEMAAFGSAAIYLRKPEKERLEAQTKPFDAKSACYVCDKEDLYVKGTIKKKDGGKATVEVLETKEERTVKEDEVFPMNPPKFDKIEDMAMMTHLNEASVLYNLKERYAAWMIYTYSGLFCVTVNPYKWLPVYDQEVVNAYRGKKRVEAPPHIFSVSDNAYQFMLQDRENQSVLITGESGAGKTVNTKRVIQYFATIAVSSGKKGAADAPPAQGKIKGSLEDQIIAANPLLESYGNAKTVRNDNSSRFGKFIRIHFGTSGKLARADIETYLLEKSRVTFQLPDERGYHIFYQMMTNHKPELIEMSLITTNPYDFPMCSQGQITVASIDDKEELDATDDAIDILGFSGEEKVTIYKLTGAVLHHGNMKFRQKQREEQAEPDGTEDADKVAYLLGLNSADMLKALCYPRVKVGNEFVTKGQTVPQVNNSVSALSKSIYERMFLWMVIRINQMLDTKQSSQFFIGVLDIAGFEIFDYNSMEQLCINFTNEKLQQFFNHHMFVLEQEEYKKEGIEWEFIDFGMDLAACIELIEKPMGIFAILEEECMFPKASDTTFKNKLYDQHLGKNKAFEKPRPKKGCAEAHFSLVHYAGTVDYNVTGWLDKNKDPLNDSVIQLYQKSGVKLLPVLYPPVVEEAGGAKKGGKKKGGSMQTVSSQFRENLGKLMTNLRSTHPHFVRCLIPNEIKKPGLMQNFLVIHQLRCNGVLEGIRICRKGFPSRILYADFKQRYKVLNASVIPEGQFIDNKKASEKLLGSIDVDHTQYKFGHTKVFFKAGLLGTLEELRDEKLASLVTMTQALCRAYLMRREFVKMMERREAIYTVQYNIRSFMNVKTWPWMKVYYKIKPLLKSAETEKELASLKEGYEKIKVDFAKVEARKKELEEKMVSLVQERNDLALQVSSGNEGLNDAEERCEGLIKSKIQLEAKLKETTERLEDEEEINAELTAKKRKLEDECSELKKDIDDLELTLAKVEKEKHATENKVKNLTEEMASQDESIAKLTKEKKALQEAHQQTLDDLQAEEDKVNTLTKSKTKLEQQVDDLEGSLEQEKKLRMDLERAKRKLEGDLKLAQENIMDLENDKQQSDEKIKKKEFETSQLLSKIEDEQSLGAQLQKKIKELQARIEELEEEIEAERAARAKVEKQRADLSRELEEISERLEEAGGATAAQIEMNKKREAEFQKLRRDLEESTLQHEATAAALRKKQADSVAELGEQIDNLQRVKQKLEKEKSEYKMEIDDLASNMEAVAKAKGNLEKMCRTLEDQLSETKSKSDEGARQVNDLSAQRARLQTENGELGRQVEEKDALVSQLTRSKQAFTQQIEELKRLNEEEVKAKNALAHAVQSARHDCDLLREQFEEEQEAKAELQRGMSKANSEVAQWRTKYETDAIQRTEELEESKKKLAQRLQEAEEQIEAVNSKCASLDKTKQRLQGEVEDLMIDVERANGLAANLDKKQRNFDKVLAEWKQKYEEGQAELEGAQKEARSLSTELFKMKNSYEESLDHLETLKRENKNLQQEISDLTEQLGETGKSIHELEKAKKTVETEKSEIQTALEEAEGTLEHEESKILRVQLELNQIKGEVDRKLAEKDEEMEQIKRNALRVTDSMQSTLDSEVRSRNDALRIKKKMEGDLNEMEIQLSHANRQAAESQKQLRNVQGQLKDAQLHLDDAVRGQEDGKEQVAMVERRNTLMVAEIEELRVALEQTERGRKVAEQELVDASERVGLLHSQNTSLINTKKKLESDLVQVQSEVDDIVQEARNAEDKAKKAITDAAMMAEELKKEQDTSSHLERMKKNLEVTVKDLQHRLDEAENLAMKGGKKQLQKLESRVRELEGEVENEQRRGVDAVKGVRKYERRVKELTYQTEEDKKNVNRLQDLVDKLQLKVKAYKRQAEEAEEQANSHLSKFRKVQHELEEAEERADIAESQVNKMRAKSRDSGKGKEAAE, from the exons ATGGGTGACGGTGAAATGGCCGCGTTTGGCTCTGCTGCCATCTACCTTCGTAAGCCTGAGAAGGAGAGACTTGAGGCCCAAACCAAGCCCTTTGATGCAAAGAGTGCTTGCTATGTCTGTGACAAAGAGGACTTGTACGTCAAGGGTACAATCAAAAAGAAGGACGGTGGCAAAGCCACTGTTGAAGTGCTTGAAACCAAGGAG GAAAGGACAGTGAAGGAAGATGAAGTCTTCCCCATGAATCCTCCCAAGTTCGACAAAATTGAGGACATGGCCATGATGACCCATCTCAATGAAGCCTCTGTCCTGTATAACCTCAAAGAGCGTTATGCAGCATGGATGATCTAC ACCTACTCTGGGCTTTTCTGTGTCACTGTGAACCCCTACAAGTGGCTCCCAGTATACGATCAAGAAGTGGTGAATGCCTACAGAGGCAAGAAGCGCGTAGAGGCCCCACCCCacatcttctctgtctctgacaacgCATATCAGTTCATGCTCCAAG ACAGGGAGAATCAGTCTGTCCTGATCAC CGGAGAATCTGGTGCTGGCAAGACTGTAAACACCAAGCGTGTCATCCAGTACTTTGCAACAATTGCAGTGTCTAGTGGGAAGAAGGGAGCAGCAGATGCTCCACCAGCTCAGGGAAAAATTAAG GGCTCTCTTGAAGACCAGATTATTGCTGCCAACCCACTGCTGGAGTCTTATGGTAACGCTAAGACTGTGAGGAATGACAATTCTTCACGTTTC GGTAAATTCATCAGAATTCACTTTGGCACATCTGGGAAACTGGCTAGGGCTGATATCGAGACTT ATCTACTGGAGAAGTCTAGAGTGACATTCCAGCTTCCTGATGAGAGAGGCTACCACATCTTCTACCAGATGATGACTAACCACAAGCCTGAGCTCATAG AAATGTCCCTCATCACAACCAACCCCTATGACTTCCCAATGTGCAGTCAGGGTCAAATTACTGTGGCCAGCATTGATGACAAAGAGGAACTGGATGCCACAGAT GATGCCATTGATATCCTGGGTTTCAGCGGAGAGGAGAAAGTGACCATTTACAAGCTGACTGGTGCTGTGCTACATCATGGCAACATGAAATTCAGGCAAAAGCAGCGTGAGGAGCAGGCTGAGCCTGATGGCACTGAGG ATGCTGACAAAGTCGCTTACCTTCTGGGCCTGAACTCCGCTGACATGCTGAAAGCTTTGTGCTACCCAAGAgtgaaagttggaaatgagtTTGTCACCAAGGGTCAGACTGTGCCACAG GTCAATAACTCAGTTTCGGCCTTGTCCAAGTCCATCTATGAGAGGATGTTCTTGTGGATGGTCATCCGTATCAACCAGATGTTGGACACTAAACAGTCAAGCCAGTTCTTTATCGGTGTGCTGGATATTGCTGGCTTTGAGATTTTCGAT TACAACAGCATGGAGCAGCTGTGCATCAACTTCACCAATGAGAAACTGCAACAGTTCTTCAACCACCACATGTTCGTTCTGGAGCAAGAGGAGTACAAGAAAGAGGGCATTGAATGGGAGTTCATTGACTTTGGCATGGACTTGGCTGCTTGCATTGAACTCATTGAGAAG CCAATGGGAATCTTTGCCATCCTTGAAGAGGAGTGCATGTTCCCCAAGGCCTCTGACACCACTTTCAAGAACAAGCTGTATGACCAGCATCTTGGCAAGAATAAGGCCTTTGAGAAGCCGAGGCCCAAAAAAGGCTGTGCTGAGGCCCACTTCTCTCTGGTGCACTATGCCGGCACCGTGGACTACAATGTCACTGGATGGCTGGACAAGAACAAGGATCCACTGAACGATTCTGTTATTCAGCTGTACCAGAAGTCGGGAGTGAAACTCCTGCCTGTCTTGTACCCACCTGTCGTTGAGG AGGCTGGTGGCGCTAAGAAGGGTGGTAAGAAGAAGGGTGGCTCCATGCAGACTGTGTCATCACAGTTCAGG GAGAACTTGGGCAAACTGATGACCAACTTGAGGAGCACCCATCCCCACTTTGTGCGTTGTCTGATTCCAAATGAAATTAAGAAACCAG GTCTTATGCAGAACTTTCTGGTCATCCACCAGCTCAGGTGCAATGGTGTACTTGAGGGTATCAGAATCTGCAGAAAGGGTTTCCCAAGCAGAATCCTATATGCCGACTTCAAGCAGAG ATACAAAGTGCTGAATGCCAGTGTGATCCCTGAAGGTCAATTCATTGATAACAAGAAGGCTTCTGAGAAGCTCTTGGGATCCATTGATGTTGATCACACCCAGTACAAGTTTGGACACACAAAG GTGTTCTTCAAAGCTGGTCTGCTGGGTACCCTTGAGGAGCTGCGAGATGAGAAACTGGCTTCCCTGGTCACAATGACTCAGGCTCTCTGTCGTGCATACCTGATGAGGAGGGAGTTTGTGAAGATGATGGAAAGGAG GGAGGCTATCTACACCGTCCAGTACAATATCCGCTCATTCATGAATGTCAAGACTTGGCCATGGATGAAGGTTTACTACAAGATCAAGCCTTTGCTGAAGAGTGCTGAAACTGAAAAGGAGCTGGCCAGCCTGAAGGAGGGCTATGAGAAAATCAAGGTGGACTTTGCAAAGGTAGAGGCCAGgaagaaggagctggaggagaagatggtGTCTTTGGTGCAAGAGAGGAATGACCTGGCGCTGCAAGTGTCATCT GGAAATGAGGGTCTCAATGATGCTGAGGAAAGGTGTGAGGGTCTTATCAAAAGCAAGATCCAACTCGAGGCCAAGCTCAAAGAGACAACTGAGAgactggaggatgaagaggaaatCAATGCTGAGCTGACTGCCAAGAAGAGGAAACTGGAGGATGAGTGCTCTGAGCTCAAAAAGGATATTGATGATCTGGAGCTGACTTTGGccaaagtggagaaggagaaacatgCCACCGAGAACAAG GTAAAGAACCTAACTGAAGAGATGGCCTCTCAGGATGAGTCCATCGCTAAGCTAACAAAGGAGAAGAAAGCCCTCCAAGAGGCCCACCAGCAGACACTTGATGATCTTCAAGCAGAGGAAGACAAAGTCAACACTCTGACCAAATCCAAGACTAAGCTTGAACAGCAAGTGGATGAT CTTGAGGGTTCCCTGGAGCAAGAAAAGAAGCTCCGTATGGACCTTGAGAGAGCCAAGAGAAAGCTTGAGGGTGATCTGAAGCTGGCCCAGGAGAACATCATGGATCTGGAGAACGACAAGCAGCAGTCTGATGAAAAGATAAAGAA GAAGGAGTTTGAAACAAGCCAACTTCTTAGCAAGATTGAGGACGAACAATCATTGGGTGCTCAGCTCCAGAAGAAGATCAAGGAGCTTCAG GCCCGTATTGAGGAACTGGAGGAAGAGATTGAGGCTGAGCGTGCAGCTCGTGCCAAGGTTGAGAAGCAGAGAGCTGATCTCTCCAGGGAACTTGAGGAGATCAGTGAAAGGCTTGAGGAGGCTGGTGGTGCCACTGCTGCTCAAATTGAGATGAACAAGAAGCGTGAGGCTGAGTTCCAGAAGTTGCGACGTGACCTTGAGGAGTCCACCCTGCAGCATGAAGCCACTGCAGCAGCTCTCCGCAAGAAGCAGGCTGACAGCGTAGCAGAGCTGGGAGAGCAGATCGACAACCTCCAGCGTGTCAAGCAGAAGcttgagaaagagaagagtgaaTACAAGATGGAAATTGATGATCTCGCCAGCAACATGGAGGCTGTTGCTAAAGCTAAG GGAAATCTGGAGAAGATGTGCCGCACCCTAGAGGACCAGCTCAGTGAAACCAAGTCTAAGAGTGATGAGGGTGCCCGTCAGGTCAATGACCTCAGCGCTCAGAGAGCAAGGCTTCAGACTGAAAATGGTGAGCTTGGCCGCCAGGTAGAGGAGAAAGATGCTCTTGTGTCTCAGCTGACCAGGAGCAAGCAGGCCTTCACTCAGCAAATTGAGGAGCTGAAGAGACTGAATGAAGAAGAAGTAAAG GCCAAGAATGCCCTGGCCCATGCTGTTCAGTCTGCACGCCATGACTGCGATCTCCTGAGGGAGCAGTttgaggaagagcaggaagcaaaggctgaactgcagcgtggCATGTCCAAGGCCAACAGCGAGGTTGCTCAGTGGAGGACCAAGTATGAAACTGATGCCATCCAGCGCACTGAGGAGCTTGAGGAGTCCAA AAAAAAGCTTGCCCAGCGTCtgcaggaggctgaggagcaAATTGAGGCTGTCAACTCCAAATGTGCCTCTCTGGATAAGACCAAGCAGAGACTCCAAGGTGAGGTTGAGGACCTCATGATTGATGTGGAGAGAGCCAATGGTCTAGCTGCTAACCTTGACAAGAAGCAAAGAAACTTTGATAAG GTCCTGGCAGAATGGAAGCAGAAGTACGAGGAGGGTCAGGCTGAGCTGGAGGGTGCTCAGAAAGAGGCTCGTTCGCTCAGCACTGAGCTGTTCAAGATGAAGAACTCTTATGAGGAGTCTCTTGACCACCTTGAGACCCTGAAGAGGGAGAACAAGAATTTGCAAC AGGAGATCTCTGACCTAACTGAACAGCTTGGTGAGACTGGaaagagcatccatgagctGGAGAAGGCCAAGAAAACGGTTGAGACTGAGAAGTCCGAGATCCAAACAGCCCTGGAAGAAGCTGAG GGAACTCTTGAGCATGAGGAGTCCAAGATTCTTCGTGTCCAACTTGAACTGAACCAGATCAAGGGTGAGGTTGACAGGAAGCTCGcagagaaagatgaggagatggagcagaTCAAGAGGAACGCCTTGAGGGTTACCGACTCCATGCagagcactctggactctgaggtCAGGAGCAGGAATGATGCCCTGAGAAtcaagaagaagatggagggagacctcAATGAGATGGAGATTCAGCTGAGCCATGCTAACCGCCAAGCTGCTGAGTCCCAGAAACAACTGAGAAATGTGCAGGGTCAACTCAAG GATGCCCAACTGCACCTTGATGATGCAGTAAGAGGACAGGAAGATGGGAAGGAGCAGGTTGCCATGGTGGAGCGCAGAAACACCCTGATGGTGGCTGAGATTGAGGAGCTCAGAGTTGCcctggagcagacagagagaggccgcAAAGTGGCTGAACAGGAGCTGGTTGATGCCAGTGAGCGTGTTGGCCTCCTGCACTCTCAG AACACAAGTCTGATTAACACCAAGAAGAAGCTTGAGTCTGACTTGGTTCAAGTCCAAAGTGAGGTTGATGACATCGTCCAGGAGGCTAGAAATGCTGAGGACAAGGCCAAGAAAGCCATCACTGAT GCTgccatgatggcagaggagctgaagaaggagcaggACACTAGTTCTCATctggagaggatgaagaagaaccTGGAGGTCACTGTGAAAGATCTGCAGCATCGCCTGGATGAGGCTGAGAATCTGGCCATGAAGGGTGGCAAGAAACAGCTCCAGAAACTGGAGTCAAGG GTTCGCGAGCTGGAGGGTGAGGTTGAGAATGAACAACGGCGTGGTGTTGATGCTGTCAAGGGAGTCCGTAAATACGAGAGGAGGGTGAAGGAACTCACCTACCAG acTGAGGAGGACAAGAAGAATGTCAACAGACTGCAGGACCTGGTTGACAAGCTGCAGCTGAAGGTCAAAGCCTACAAGAGGCAGGCTGAGGAAGCT GAGGAGCAAGCCAACTCCCACCTGTCCAAGTTCAGGAAGGTTCAGCATGAGctagaggaggctgaggagcgTGCTGACATTGCTGAATCCCAGGTCAACAAGATGAGAGCAAAGAGCCGTGATTCTGGGAAG GGCAAGGAGGCTGCAGAGTAA